The Coffea arabica cultivar ET-39 chromosome 8e, Coffea Arabica ET-39 HiFi, whole genome shotgun sequence genome window below encodes:
- the LOC113704973 gene encoding protein FAR1-RELATED SEQUENCE 5-like, with protein MDREKGKNAVINLNEEDENCESFSSSEEEFISSETIEKNYPVDDMDEEVMNMVFDTEEDAYEFYNLYGKLTGFGIKKADVKISQDGTVRYRKFACSREGKRHERYYNLAQRIRQPRPETRTGCLACLRIKHDKASEKYVVTNFVKEHNHKMASKSSIPYLWSHRHVTDADYAQVRTMKMAGVKTSQVMKFFAMQCGGYGNVGFVLKDLYNRVDKERRVLIEAGDAKNAIAYFNGRKASDKSFIFEYDVDEESRLKTLFWADYESQLDYKCFGDVLIFDSTYNVNEYHKPLVVFSGVNNHYNTVVFGTALVSGESVEEYEWLLHTLTKTMGGRKPKAVITDGDKAMRRAINNVFPDARHRLCIWHLMKNADAKAKSNVFKSMFGRMMKKAYPIGDLEEEWFAVLGKCGLRQNKWVEKIFEMRLLWAESLLRDTFFAGMRSTQRCEQMNAFLKQYLKKNMRFYESVIIHELALTHLRHTGAKAVYETEDTIVVLATALQKLEKHASEVYTRNVFFRVKKHLNRQGLYDCYERKETWNGCIFFLKKYADDRTWTVELNRRTLSLKCSCKKMEWKGLPCAHMFRVMLMENMQSIPKSCILKRWTCEAREEADNEVLEGRQEIYAELVQTARFGTLTSICKEMCFFASHMDDGFARVRDIVIKETNNWRRAWVERGFDCGTNGRLAADPKESRLSQYCVKDPERTRAKGDRVHTNKNKAAKCGNCGLRDGHNKRTCPRNLLSYDACGISGSQAIHYSNPGSGTMGDSRFQFGASSSGDFQGVQHPFLSHSGMLNRVDRDGSSSQKIDHSQSHTMQSPWSEWNGTGSYTIADRNSYSVSFWKTKCLGFRGWCDVYATAIKNSNRQSISGNEGESSTANLMSPKSTNGHRGAETNIERVSMDVAQLKVDMAHISNAMWKVKAGVILSLTIAFILLLKL; from the exons ATGGATcgggagaaaggaaaaaatgcagtAATAAATTTGAATGAAGAGGATGAGAATTGTGAGTCATTTAGCTCAAGTGAAGAAGAATTCATTTCCTCGGAAACAATAGAAAAAAATTACCCTGTTGATGATATGGATGAAGAAGTGATGAATATGGTATTTGACACTGAGGAAGATGCATATGAGTTCTACAATTTGTATGGCAAGCTCACTGGTTTTGGCATTAAGAAGGCAGATGTTAAAATTAGTCAAGATGGAACTGTACGGTATAGAAAATTCGCATGTTCTCGGGAAGGAAAAAGGCACGAGAGATATTACAATCTAGCACAGAGGATTAGGCAGCCCAGGCCAGAGACAAGGACAGGATGTCTTGCATGTCTACGCATCAAACATGACAAAGCATCTGAAAAATATGTGGTGACGAATTTCGTGAAAGAACACAATCACAAAATGGCTTCCAAATCAAGCATTCCATATCTATGGTCTCATCGACACGTAACAGATGCCGATTATGCTCAAGTACGAACAATGAAAATGGCAGGGGTGAAAACAAGTCAGGTTATGAAATTTTTTGCAATGCAGTGTGGTGGATATGGTAATGTTGGATTTGTGCTAAAAGACCTATATAACCGTGTCGATAAAGAAAGGAGAGTCTTGATTGAGGCTGGGGATGCAAAAAATGCAATTGCATATTTCAATGGGAGGAAGGCCAGTGACAAATCATTCATCTTTGAATATGATGTAGACGAAGAATCAAGGTTGAAGACCCTTTTCTGGGCAGATTATGAGTCCCAATTGGATTATAAATGTTTTGGTGATGTTCTAATATTTGATTCGACTTATAATGTCAACGAGTATCATAAGCCACTCGTTGTATTTTCTGGAGTGAACAATCATTATAATACTGTTGTATTCGGTACAGCCTTGGTATCGGGTGAGAGTGTTGAAGAATATGAGTGGCTCCTTCACACATTAACCAAAACTATGGGAGGACGAAAGCCAAAGGCCGTGATAACAGATGGGGACAAAGCAATGAGGAGGGCAATAAATAATGTGTTCCCAGATGCTCGACATAGATTATGCATTTGGCATTTGATGAAAAATGCAGACGCTAAAGCCAAATCAAATGTATTCAAGTCAATGTTCGGTAGGATGATGAAAAAGGCGTACCCCATTGGTGACTTGGAGGAAGAGTGGTTTGCTGTTTTGGGTAAATGTGGACTCCGCCAAAATAAATGGGTGGAAAAGATTTTCGAAATGAGGTTGCTATGGGCTGAATCGTTGCTTCGTGATACTTTTTTTGCTGGAATGCGAAGCACTCAAAGGTGCGAACAAATGAATGCCTTTCTTAAACAGTATTTGAAGAAGAACATGCGATTTTATGAGTCAGTCATCATCCATGAGTTGGCTCTTACTCACTTGAGGCATACTGGGGCCAAGGCAGTTTATGAGACAGAAGATACAATAGTGGTTTTGGCAACTGCATTACAAAAGTTGGAGAAGCATGCATCCGAAGTGTATACTCGAAATGTTTTCTTTCGGGTAAAGAAGCACCTTAACAGACAAGGCCTATATGATTGTTATGAACGGAAAGAAACTTGGAATGGCTgcatattttttctcaaaaagtATGCCGATGACAGAACATGGACCGTAGAGCTCAATCGAAGGACCCTATCATTAAAGTGCTCGTGCAAGAAAATGGAATGGAAAGGGTTACCATGCGCACACATGTTTCGTGTAATGCTGATGGAAAACATGCAATCAATACCAAAATCCTGCATTTTAAAAAGATGGACATGCGAGGCCAGAGAGGAGGCGGATAATGAAGTTCTTGAAGGGAGGCAGGAGATATATGCTGAGTTGGTTCAAACTGCAAGATTTGGAACGTTGACATCAATTTGCAAGGAAATGTGTTTCTTTGCATCCCATATGGATGATGGATTTGCTCGTGTACGAGATATTGTTATAAAGGAGACTAATAATTGGAGGAGAGCTTGGGTGGAGCGTGGATTTGATTGTGGCACTAATGGAAGGTTAGCTGCGGATCCAAAAGAGTCACGCTTGAGCCAATATTGTGTGAAGGACCCCGAGAGGACAAGAGCTAAAGGTGACCGGGTTCATACCAATAAAAACAAAGCTGCTAAGTGTGGAAACTGTGG GTTGCGTGATGGCCACAACAAAAGGACATGTCCTCGTAACTTGCTTAGTTACGATGCATGTGGTATTTCTGGAAGCCAAGCAATTCATTATAGCAACCCAGGATCAGGGACTATGGGTGACTCAAGATTCCAGTTCGGTGCATCCTCATCTGGTGATTTTCAAGGAGTTCAGCATCCATTCCTAAGTCACTCAGGAATGTTAAATAGAGTTGACAGAGATGGAAGTAGTAGCCAAAAAATTGATCATAGTCAATCTCACACGATGCAGAGTCCTTGGAGTGAATGGAATGGAACAGGATCATACACAATTGCAGACCGAAATAGCTATTCAGTTTCTTTTTGGAAAA CAAAATGTCTCGGATTTAGAGGGTGGTGCGATGTGTATGCAACAGCTATAAAAAACTCAAACAGGCAATCTATCTCAGGAAATGAAGGCGAGAGTTCGACGGCTAACCTCATGTCCCCTAAGAGCACCAACGGCCACCGAGGTGCAGAGACAAACATTGAGCGTGTGAGTATGGATGTTGCTCAGTTGAAGGTAGACATGGCGCACATATCGAATGCTATGTGGAAGGTCAAAGCAGGAGTTATTTTGTCGTTGACCATTGCATTCATTCTTCTATTGAAGCTATAG
- the LOC113703000 gene encoding peroxisome biogenesis protein 19-2, giving the protein MADHSDDLDQLLDSALDDFQSLNLTSSAQSGDNEGNKQENSSMPSEVQGLGMGLPDLRSKKKGKQKVSKESHVSEALDKLREQTREAVKGLESVSGPKPMEENIGNDAMMEDWVKQFEELAGSQDMESIVETMMQQLLSKDVLHEPMKEIGERYPTWLEDNRTKLSSEDYQRFSHQYELIKDLNEVYETDPGNFNKIVELMQKMQECGQPPNDIVQELAPEFDLSNFGPLSPETPDAQQNCCIM; this is encoded by the exons ATGGCTGACCACTCCGATGATCTGGACCAACTTCTTGATA gTGCTTTAGATGATTTTCAGAGCCTCAATCTTACCTCCTCTGCTCAAAG TGGGGATAATGAAGGGAACAAGCAAGAGAATTCTTCGATGCCAAGTGAGGTACAGGGGCTAGGCATGGGATTGCCTGATTTGAGAAGTAAGAAAAAAGGGAAGCAAAAGGTTTCAAAGGAATCCCATGTTTCTGAGGCTCTTGATAAGCTAAGAGAGCAGACAAGGGAGGCTGTTAAAGGGTTGGAATCTGTTTCAGGGCCGAAACCCATGGAAGAGAACATTGGAAATGATGCAATGATGGAAGATTGGGTTAAGCAATTTGAGGAGCTTGCTGGGTCTCAG GACATGGAGTCTATTGTGGAGACAATGATGCAGCAACTTTTGTCTAAAGATGTTCTTCACGAACCTATGAAAGAAATTGGTGAAAGATATCCAACTTGGTTGGAAGACAATAGAACCAAACTCAGCAGTGAAGATTATCAACGGTTCTCGCACCAGTATGAACTTATAAAAGATTTGAACGAAGTTTATGAAACTGACCCTGGTAACTTCAACAAGATTGTGGAGCTCAtgcagaaaatgcaagaatgcgGGCAACCTCCCAACGACATTGTGCAGGAGCTTGCTCCGGAATTTGATCTATCAAACTTTGGACCATT ATCTCCGGAGACGCCTGATGCTCAACAAAATTGTTGTATTATGTGA
- the LOC113702732 gene encoding probable pectinesterase 68 — protein sequence MAFLNSHFALFFVYFVTLFLVPNSCASSRFHRRHHFYKHNSLSTQEPSFNSSNHHHHHRWIGPSGNRLITVDLEGFGNFRSVQAAVDSVPESNRENVLIRISPGFYIEKVVVPASKPYITFEGAGRGATVIEWHDRASDRGPDGQQLRTYHTASVSVFASYFSARNISFKNTAPAPMPGMQGWQAVAFRISGDKAYFSGCGFYGAQDTLCDDAGRHYFKDCYIEGSIDFIFGNGRSMYKDCELHSIAARFGSIAAQGRKSPDEKTGFAFVRCRVTGSGQIYVGRAMGQYSRIVYSYTFFDDVVAHGGWDDWDHVSNKNKTVFFGVYKCWGPGAAAVRGVSWARELDFEAAHPFLVKSFVNGRHWIAPYDA from the exons ATGGCTTTTCTTAACTCTCACTTTGCTCTATTCTTCGTGTACTTTGTAACATTATTCTTGGTACCAAATTCTTGTGCTTCTTCCAGGTTTCACCGCAGACACCACTTCTACAAGCACAATTCACTAAGCACACAGGAACCCTCTTTTAACTCTAgcaaccaccaccaccaccatagATGGATAGGGCCCTCCGGCAACCGTCTCATTACAGTCGACCTTGAAGGGTTCGGAAACTTCAGATCAGTTCAAGCTGCCGTTGATTCTGTCCCAGAGAGCAACCGCGAGAATGTGCTTATCCGAATAAGTCCTGGTTTTTacat AGAGAAGGTGGTGGTGCCGGCATCAAAACCGTATATTACGTTTGAAGGAGCAGGAAGGGGTGCAACGGTGATAGAATGGCATGATAGGGCAAGTGACCGGGGACCAGATGGCCAGCAGCTGCGTACTTATCATACGGCTTCCGTCTCCGTTTTCGCAAGTTATTTTTCAGCCAGAAATATCAGCTTCAAG AATACAGCACCAGCACCAATGCCGGGGATGCAGGGCTGGCAAGCAGTGGCATTCCGGATATCCGGCGACAAAGCATACTTCTCCGGGTGTGGATTTTACGGGGCACAAGACACTCTCTGCGACGACGCCGGACGCCATTACTTCAAGGACTGTTACATCGAAGGCTCAATCGACTTCATATTTGGAAATGGTCGCTCCATGTACAAG GACTGTGAACTGCACTCGATCGCCGCTAGATTTGGATCCATTGCCGCCCAAGGGAGAAAGTCGCCTGATGAGAAGACTGGGTTTGCTTTTGTGCGCTGTAGAGTGACAGGATCTGGACAAATATATGTGGGCCGTGCTATGGGCCAGTACTCCAGGATTGTTTACTCCTATACATTTTTTGATGATGTGGTTGCCCATGGTGGATGGGATGATTGGGACCATGTTAGCAACAAGAACAA GACCGTGTTTTTTGGAGTCTACAAATGTTGGGGTCCTGGAGCTGCAGCGGTCCGCGGTGTATCATGGGCCAGGGAACTTGATTTCGAGGCGGCCCATCCATTTCTTGTCAAGAGTTTTGTCAATGGAAGGCACTGGATTGCACCATATGATGCCTAG
- the LOC113702731 gene encoding putative glucuronosyltransferase PGSIP8, translating into MESGGLSRGEITGLLVIIWMGLMSIMVRVSDATRTAVTTTEAASAVEAATATATETTSFNAGHKHAYATMMYMGTPRDYEFYVATRVMLRSLLKLGVEADLVVIASLDVPPNWVKTLEEDGVKVRRVQNLNNPYTNQGNFDWRFKLTMNKLYAWSLVEYERVVMLDADNLFLRKTDELFQCGQFCAVFINPCIFHTGLFVLQPSMTVFKDMVHELEVGRENPDGADQGFIGSYFPDLLNKPMFQPPPNGTKLDGQYRLSLGYQMDASYYYLKLRWSVPCGPNSVITFPGAAWLKPWYWWSWPVLPLGTQWHEQRHRTVGYNAEMPFVFIQVIFYLGIMAVTRIARPGLSKLCYRREEKSVFLIQTGLKLVAFWSILAAYIAPFFLIPYTVHPLVGWSLYLLGVFALSCIAVNAFLLPMLPVLVPWFGILGSLLVMAFPWYQDGVVRALAVFGYAFCCSPIVWASVVRIMSSLQVSLEREGFLPRLAESTAPSGCNKLY; encoded by the exons ATGGAGTCTGGGGGACTATCAAGGGGGGAGATAACGGGGCTTTTAGTGATAATATGGATGGGTTTAATGTCGATTATGGTTCGTGTAAGCGACGCGACGAGGACAGCCGTGACAACAACGGAGGCAGCGTCGGCGGTGGAGGCGGCGACGGCGACGGCGACGGAGACGACATCGTTTAATGCAGGACATAAACATGCGTATGCGACGATGATGTATATGGGGACCCCACGTGACTACGAGTTCTACGTGGCTACGCGCGTGATGCTCAGATCCCTATTGAAGCTCGGCGTCGAAGCGGATCTCGTCGTCATTGCCTCCCTAGACGTTCCTCCCAACTGGGTGAAAACCCT AGAAGAAGATGGGGTGAAGGTTCGCAGAGTTCAGAATCTGAACAATCCATATACTAATCAGGGCAATTTCGATTGGCGATTCAAGTTGACAATGAACAAGCTTTACGCATGGAGCCTAGTGGAATATGAGAGGGTGGTCATGCTCGACGCTGACAACCTTTTCCTCCGAAAAACAGATGAACTGTTCCAATGCGGCCAGTTTTGTGCAGTTTTCATAAACCCCTGCATATTTCATACTGGTCTTTTTGTGTTGCAG CCATCAATGACAGTATTTAAGGACATGGTTCATGAGTTGGAAGTTGGGAGAGAGAATCCAGATGGTGCAGATCAAGGTTTTATCGGAAGCTATTTCCCAGATTTACTAAATAAGCCAATGTTCCAGCCTCCTCCTAATGGCACTAAGCTTGATGGACAGTACAGACTTTCTCTGGGTTACCAAATGGACGCTTCTTATTATT ATCTCAAACTACGATGGAGTGTACCGTGTGGACCCAATAGCGTCATCACTTTCCCTGGGGCGGCATGGCTAAAACCATGGTATTGGTGGTCATGGCCTGTCTTGCCCCTAGGCACCCAGTGGCATGAACAACGGCATCGAactgtcgg GTACAATGCAGaaatgccctttgtatttatccaAGTAATATTTTACTTGGGAATAATGGCAGTGACGCGAATTGCACGGCCTGGTTTGTCTAAGCTATGCTATCGTCGTGAAGAGAAAAGTGTTTTCCTCATTCAAACTGGCCTTAAATTGGTTGCTTTTTGGTCTATTCTAGCAGCCTACATAGCCCCTTTCTTCCTCATTCCCTACACTGTTCATCCGCTTGTAGGGTGGAGTCTTTACTTGCTTGGGGTTTTTGCTCTGTCCTGTATAGCGGTTAATGCTTTTCTTCTACCAATGCTCCCCGTTCTAGTGCCATGGTTTGGAATCCTTGGTTCTCTTCTGGTGATGGCTTTCCCCTGGTACCAGGATGGGGTTGTTAGAGCGCTAGCTGTATTTGGCTATGCCTTTTGTTGTTCCCCTATTGTCTGGGCTTCGGTAGTTAGAATCATGTCAAGTCTTCAGGTTTCACTTGAAAGGGAAGGCTTCTTGCCTAGGTTAGCTGAATCTACAGCTCCTTCTGGGTGTAACAAGTTGTACTAA